The DNA region GCGTGAGACCCTGCCGTATGTGGGTTTGAACCCCACGATACCGCAGAAGGCTGCGGGGCACCGGATCGAGCCGCCGGTATCGGTGCCAAGCGCCATCGGGACGAGCCCTGCGGCGACGGCGGCGGCGCTCCCGCCGGACGAACCGCCGGGAACCCGCGAGGTGTCGACGGGATTTGTTGTGGGGCCGAAAGCGCTCGTCTCGGTGGTTGTGCCCATACCGAACTCGTCCATGTTGGTCTTGCCGACTATGGCGGCACCCGCCCCTTTGAGGAGTTCCACGACGTGGGCGTCATACGGCGGGATGTAACCTTCGAGGATCCTCGAGCCGCAGGTGGTCCTGATGCCCGCTGTTGAGATGTTGTCCTTGACCGCGATGGCGGTGCCGGCGAGCGCCCCATCGGAGAACGGCGCTTCGCTGCAGGTGGTGATGAAGGCGTTGTAGCGGTCATCCGGTGTGAATTCAAGGGTTCCCGCCACTCACATCACCCTTGGCGCCTTGATAAACCCGTTCTCCGTCGATCCTGCGTTCTCCAGCACTTTTTTCTGCGGGAGTGAGGGCCGGGGCTCATCCTCCCGAAAGACGTTCACCATCCCGCTCTCGGGGGCGCTTTCGCCTTCTACGGTATTGAGAATCTCAAAATAGTCCAGAATCGCGTTAAACTGGCTCGTGAACTCCGAGATCTCCTCTTTTGAGATCCCGATATCCGCAAGTTCTGCTATATGCTCTATCTCCCTCTCAGTGATCATGTTCCGCCCTGCTGATCTCGGTTAAGTACCGTTGTATCGATTTTTTATAACCATTGTCACATGCGAGGTTCCGGATGGTCCTGTAGATCCCGCTCCCGTATTGCATCGCTTTCTTCTCCGTCCAGGCAATCTCGGCGGGGATGTGGCGTTCTGCGATCACGCGGAGGGGGTATTTTCTCACACCACCGCGCACCCTCATCGATGCCGGGATGGTATGCGCGGCGCGCAGCACCCGGAGATCTTGGTATGGCATGGAGAAGTAAGCACCGTGCAGCGCCGCAACCGCCTGATCCCGTGCCCGCTGGCGCGGAAGATCCGCGAAGTCGCGCTCGAGTTCCGCCGCAAGGTCTGTGGAGGAGAGGTAGCGGGCGTAGCCGCCGAAGATCTCGTCTGCCCCCTGGCCTGCCAGGATCCGGGTATGCCCCTGCTCTTTTGCCAGGGCCACAACGAAGTATAATGTTGTTGCGATCGAGGCGTCGACCGGATTCAGAGAGCCGGGAATGACCCGGATGATGCGGGAAAGCGCGTCCGCAACTTCATCCTTTCCAGGCGATATGACCGTGAGGTCGAGATCCATCGTCCTGGCGGCTTTTGTTGCAACCGCGAGGTCGTGCGACCCTGGGAGCCCCACGGTCACGCAGGGGAGGCGGGCGAGGTGGGCGATGAGAGCGGAGTCGACCCCGCCGGAGAACGCCACAACACCTTCATCGCTCCGGAGCTCGACCGCGGTGACGATCGCCTCCTCAAGGCTGCAGGGAGGGGGATCGGGGTTTACCCGGGCAACCGGCCGCCCGCCGCAGCAGATGGTTCCCGGGGGGACGGGGCCGGGCATTATACCGAGGTTGTCCCGCGCGGTGCAGTCATCCCACTCGAGGAGGAACTCGCCGCCGCAGCGGGCAGGGCTCTTCGGGTTTGCGGCAAGCATCCGCTCAAGTTCGGCAGTGGTAAGCCGGACTCCGTCGTGTTCGATCCAGCCCTTCAGTCTCATGCAACCGCTCTTTTGCACTCTATGCCGCCCGGGGGATTCTGATCGCGTGGGGTGTGGTTTGAAATAATGGTTGCTGTGGTTTTCATCGATGTCGCCTTGAAGGCGCCGCGCAAGAACCATACCGCCATGGGTGCTGGGAGCAGGGGGAGAGATTCGCGAGATGTCGCTTCCCGTAGAACATCTCCTGCGGTCTGGCTGTTTAAGGGGAAATGGGCCATCCCCCTGCATGAAAGCCCCGATAGATGCCGTGCTCCGGGTGCAGCACAAGATTTCAGGAGAGTGTCTCAAAAAATTACTTTGGGATATCTTCCCAGCGGTCTTTAAACTCTTTCTCGACAGCTGGGAGGGTGGTGTACTCCATCTCGCTCAGGGAGAGTCGGTGCGGCTCGAAAGGTCCATGGGCCCTCATCATATTGGAGAGTTCACAGCACTGCAGGCGGACACCGTCAAATGCCGGGTCGTCGAACATATCCGCAGGCCCGATCAGCCTGCCGTTGCAGACCTGGAACCCGAGGCAGATGACCCGTGGCGGCCCATCGAACTGTGTGCAGTTTGCATCACAGACACCCACGGGCATGAACGGCCCGTGATGTGAGCCGCGCATCCAGCCCGCCACAAGGATTGGTGTCCTGAATGGGTCGAGAACCTCACCAACCGCCGGGAACCCGCTCTGCGCCCTGATGATCATGACAGGGTCGTCCTTGCCGACATAGCGCCCGGCAATCAGGCTCAGCCGCTGTGTGCTGGTGGAAGCCGCGATAATGCCGTTCTTCTTCCAGACATACTTGATCACGTAGCGGCTCGGTGCCCCGATATAGGCCAGGAGGCTGTAGGACTCCTCCGGCGTACTGAACCTGATCCTCCTCTTCTCCATGACATCATGGACCTCGAATATGAATCCCTCGTGGAGCGAGGGGTCGATGACGAGACCGGACGTGTTGAAGGGGTCGGCAAAGATCTTGTAAAGGAAGTAGTTCCAGGCTCCAGGCTCTGTCTTGTCGGCCATGAAGATCAGGACGGGATCAGATCCACGCTCCTCAAACTCCATCTCGGCAACACCGGGCCCCATACCCTTGACGTTGCCGCTGAACGAATCGCCGAGCAGGTCCTGGCCGGCGCCGTAGAGTTTCATCTCCCTGGCAATCCCGGCACACTCCATAAATATGTCCCAGGCCAGCCTGTGGATCTCTTCATCGTCCTCACCCCTGGTATGAGTCATGATAAGCTCCAGGTCGTCACCGCAGTGGGTGACATAGGAGTCGATGATGAGGTTGCCTTCTGCCTCTTTAAGCCGCCGGGCGGCTGCCTCGAGGATCTTCGGGTGAGTTCGGGAATGTCCCGGAAAACTGCCTACGTCTGCTTTAATCACGGATACAGTAGTCTTAACCATAATTCTTCACCACTGGTTGAACGGGCCGGATGCCCCTATGCCCTATGAGTAGATGATAGGTACACTGTATATGTAAGTGTTGTTGCCCTCAAAAATAGGTTGCTCGTGGGGCTCCCACCTCACCGGCTGTTCCAGCGGGGCAGACAGACGATCAATCGATCCTGATCGGTCTGCCCCTTGAAAACCTGACCTCTAGAACTCCGTGCCTGTATCTTGACTCCATCGAGTCCGGATCCACCGGCGGCAAATCGATCGAGGCCACCTGGCTCTCACCTGCAATGATCGTCAGTGTGCCGTTGATGAACAGCAGCCGGATCTCATGCTCCTCAAATCCAGGAAGGTCTGCTGCAACCGTTACATCGTTATCGGTCGTGTAGATCTCGACTGTCGGCTCCATGTTCATCCCGATGGTTTCAACCTCTTCATCCGGTGGATCGATCCCGTCTTCTCCTGCCTGGCTATTCCCGACGCCCTTAACACCGATCCTGAAACCGCATGCAATCGTCCTGCCCGGTTCCTAGTGCTCCATGAGGCGTCTTATCGGTGCGTTGATCAGTTCAAAGGTGTCTCCCGGTGTCGCGCTCACCCCAATCGCATCTGAGGGTGGGGGCCCTGCTGGACCCCCGGATAGAGGGCCTCACGGGCTGCTGGGGATACCTCCTCAGAAGGCCGTGCCCATCTGAGCCATCGGACGTTCCAGTTTCTTCTTCAAGTCCTCTGTGAGGCGCTTGATCTCGCCAAAGTCCTTCTTCCTTGCGTATACCGCATTTTTGAGGGCGCTTGTGAGATCTTTGACTTCCTGTTCGGTCTTGTCGGTCTCCTGCAGCCTGGCACGTTTGATCATCGAGCTGGCCTCCTCGAGCAGCGACCGCTGCTCCTGGTTGTAGAGGAACTTCCAGGCCTGGCGCTCGTAATCTT from Methanoculleus receptaculi includes:
- a CDS encoding asparagine synthase C-terminal domain-containing protein; this encodes MRLKGWIEHDGVRLTTAELERMLAANPKSPARCGGEFLLEWDDCTARDNLGIMPGPVPPGTICCGGRPVARVNPDPPPCSLEEAIVTAVELRSDEGVVAFSGGVDSALIAHLARLPCVTVGLPGSHDLAVATKAARTMDLDLTVISPGKDEVADALSRIIRVIPGSLNPVDASIATTLYFVVALAKEQGHTRILAGQGADEIFGGYARYLSSTDLAAELERDFADLPRQRARDQAVAALHGAYFSMPYQDLRVLRAAHTIPASMRVRGGVRKYPLRVIAERHIPAEIAWTEKKAMQYGSGIYRTIRNLACDNGYKKSIQRYLTEISRAEHDH
- the gatC gene encoding Asp-tRNA(Asn)/Glu-tRNA(Gln) amidotransferase subunit GatC translates to MITEREIEHIAELADIGISKEEISEFTSQFNAILDYFEILNTVEGESAPESGMVNVFREDEPRPSLPQKKVLENAGSTENGFIKAPRVM
- the fbp gene encoding fructose-1,6-bisphosphate aldolase/phosphatase, which codes for MVKTTVSVIKADVGSFPGHSRTHPKILEAAARRLKEAEGNLIIDSYVTHCGDDLELIMTHTRGEDDEEIHRLAWDIFMECAGIAREMKLYGAGQDLLGDSFSGNVKGMGPGVAEMEFEERGSDPVLIFMADKTEPGAWNYFLYKIFADPFNTSGLVIDPSLHEGFIFEVHDVMEKRRIRFSTPEESYSLLAYIGAPSRYVIKYVWKKNGIIAASTSTQRLSLIAGRYVGKDDPVMIIRAQSGFPAVGEVLDPFRTPILVAGWMRGSHHGPFMPVGVCDANCTQFDGPPRVICLGFQVCNGRLIGPADMFDDPAFDGVRLQCCELSNMMRAHGPFEPHRLSLSEMEYTTLPAVEKEFKDRWEDIPK
- a CDS encoding Hsp20/alpha crystallin family protein, translated to MEPTVEIYTTDNDVTVAADLPGFEEHEIRLLFINGTLTIIAGESQVASIDLPPVDPDSMESRYRHGVLEVRFSRGRPIRID